The following proteins are encoded in a genomic region of Nitrospiraceae bacterium:
- a CDS encoding DUF192 domain-containing protein, whose amino-acid sequence MQTGDREQKKKRIVTLILLAILLMSVSLFLVDRKESSVIIVTFPNGKELETEVADTPEKLLFGLAFRETLPPNSGMLYIFESTGPHRITTKGYRFPVDVMWVDESHQIVRMMETVPPCERDPCPWYGDSPDPVRYVLQTEAGFIKQAGITTGMELKYTLRM is encoded by the coding sequence ATGCAAACAGGGGATCGTGAACAGAAAAAGAAGCGGATCGTCACACTCATTTTACTCGCGATCCTCCTCATGAGTGTCTCCCTCTTCCTGGTCGACCGGAAGGAGTCGAGTGTTATCATCGTCACGTTCCCGAACGGCAAGGAACTGGAAACGGAAGTGGCGGATACACCGGAGAAGCTGCTGTTCGGTCTCGCTTTTCGAGAGACATTGCCACCTAACAGCGGAATGCTTTATATCTTCGAGTCAACCGGCCCCCATCGAATCACGACGAAGGGGTACCGATTTCCCGTCGACGTTATGTGGGTTGATGAGAGTCATCAGATTGTGCGGATGATGGAGACGGTTCCTCCCTGTGAACGTGATCCGTGCCCCTGGTATGGAGACTCGCCGGATCCGGTCCGCTACGTTCTCCAAACCGAAGCGGGTTTCATTAAACAGGCCGGTATTACGACCGGAATGGAGTTGAAATACACCCTTCGAATGTAG
- a CDS encoding protease inhibitor I42 family protein, which translates to MSASRDMDGTTPPHDARIIKTVLDCPIYIHLWEDRTRGELWVPTYDPTALALVADDYFRVAGNNAVDNGERTFEFQAVRPGTHSVLFEKRMGWKFTAEDRRVFEVVVSDRSPNQGK; encoded by the coding sequence GTGAGCGCGAGTCGCGACATGGATGGAACCACACCGCCGCATGATGCGAGGATCATCAAAACCGTACTGGACTGCCCTATCTACATTCATCTCTGGGAAGACCGAACTCGGGGAGAGCTTTGGGTTCCGACCTATGATCCGACGGCGCTTGCGTTAGTGGCGGACGACTACTTCCGCGTAGCGGGAAATAATGCCGTCGATAATGGAGAGCGAACGTTCGAGTTTCAGGCGGTTCGACCAGGGACTCACTCGGTGCTGTTCGAAAAGCGGATGGGATGGAAATTCACCGCTGAAGATCGGCGCGTTTTCGAAGTCGTCGTGTCCGACCGGTCGCCGAACCAGGGAAAGTGA
- a CDS encoding 4Fe-4S dicluster domain-containing protein: MALLITDECISCGACLPECPNEAIFETRSDAEGKGNHVGDGQGVGDNIYVITHDRCTECVGHFDEPQCAAVCPVDNCCISDPAYAETTDVLLEKAKKLNPDKNIDPAKVWSGVRN, translated from the coding sequence ATGGCACTGCTGATTACCGATGAATGCATTTCCTGTGGAGCCTGCCTACCCGAATGTCCGAACGAGGCAATCTTCGAAACTCGCAGCGATGCAGAGGGAAAGGGGAACCACGTCGGCGATGGCCAGGGAGTTGGCGACAATATTTATGTTATTACCCACGACCGCTGCACCGAATGCGTCGGTCACTTTGACGAACCGCAATGCGCTGCCGTCTGCCCAGTCGACAATTGTTGCATTTCAGACCCCGCATACGCGGAAACAACGGATGTCCTGCTCGAGAAAGCAAAGAAGCTCAATCCGGACAAGAATATTGATCCTGCGAAGGTCTGGAGCGGAGTGCGGAACTAA
- the rimP gene encoding ribosome maturation factor RimP, whose translation MKDSRPVVDHLQDIVSPILWTMGLELVDVECVGQGSRTVVRVYIDKPGGVTVSDCERAHVALSPALDVSDPFPHPYTLEVSSPGLDRPFKRFQDYRRAVGMRVSVKLKQPIDGQWRIVGVLGEVNEQAVTVTISEPPPPRSITLDFGEIAETRRVVTF comes from the coding sequence GTGAAGGACTCCCGACCGGTCGTTGATCATCTGCAAGACATCGTGTCCCCTATCCTCTGGACGATGGGTCTGGAACTCGTCGACGTCGAGTGTGTGGGGCAGGGTTCACGAACGGTGGTGCGGGTTTATATCGATAAACCGGGTGGCGTCACCGTCAGTGATTGTGAACGGGCGCATGTGGCGTTGAGTCCAGCCTTGGACGTCAGCGACCCATTTCCCCATCCCTATACGCTTGAAGTGTCCTCGCCGGGGCTGGATCGGCCATTCAAACGATTCCAAGATTATCGCCGGGCGGTGGGCATGCGAGTCAGCGTCAAGCTGAAGCAGCCGATTGACGGGCAGTGGCGGATCGTTGGCGTGTTGGGGGAGGTCAACGAACAAGCTGTGACAGTGACGATCAGTGAGCCGCCGCCTCCGCGATCAATCACCCTCGACTTCGGCGAGATTGCCGAAACACGACGGGTGGTGACGTTTTAA
- a CDS encoding Rieske 2Fe-2S domain-containing protein, whose amino-acid sequence MPSRRKGSVYFVTDGFQAVARVEDIPPGQSKVVTVNNRAIAVFNVDGQYHAIYNVCPHEGGPLNEGRLKGFIVSCPWHDLAFDVRNGRGIDGGGYCIGSYEVRVEGAEIFIGPRRKV is encoded by the coding sequence GTGCCAAGCAGACGAAAAGGGAGCGTGTACTTCGTGACAGATGGATTTCAGGCAGTCGCGCGGGTGGAGGATATTCCTCCCGGGCAGTCGAAGGTCGTGACGGTGAATAATCGAGCGATTGCCGTGTTCAATGTCGACGGGCAGTACCACGCAATCTACAATGTGTGTCCGCACGAAGGAGGCCCATTGAATGAGGGGCGACTGAAAGGGTTCATTGTCTCATGCCCCTGGCACGATTTGGCCTTCGACGTTCGGAACGGTCGAGGAATCGATGGCGGCGGGTATTGTATCGGGAGTTACGAGGTTCGAGTCGAAGGCGCAGAGATTTTTATCGGTCCACGCCGCAAGGTGTAG
- the nusA gene encoding transcription termination factor NusA, with protein MNRELIAVIDEIGRQKGIEKSRVIGAIEAALQTAAKKRFGQAENIQVEIDPKTGEISVVSKKIIVDAVTNPKAEISLKEARQYDSEAEVGDEIGSLIEMDELGRIAAQTAKQVIFQKVREAEWEAVQKEYSTRQGDLVNGIILGMERRNYLVDLGKTEAILPIQEQIPRETYRRGDRVKAMLLEVRRTPKDVQVILSRSHPQFVAKLFELEVPEVTEKIVEIKSVVREPGDRTKIAVTSREKAVDPVGACVGIKGSRVQAVVRELRGEKIDIITWTSDPRVFIAEALNPATIEKVGIDEEKKSALVVVADSQLSLAIGKNGQNVRLAARLTGWKIDIISATEYEKEKAERDKEIKAALAEEAEAQRQQEEARKQEREAEEESQASDAG; from the coding sequence ATGAATCGAGAACTCATTGCAGTGATCGATGAGATCGGACGGCAAAAGGGCATCGAGAAGTCCCGGGTGATCGGGGCGATCGAGGCAGCGCTCCAGACCGCGGCGAAGAAACGGTTCGGGCAAGCTGAAAACATTCAAGTTGAAATCGACCCGAAGACCGGAGAAATCTCGGTGGTGTCGAAGAAAATTATCGTCGATGCCGTCACCAATCCCAAAGCCGAGATTTCTCTGAAGGAAGCGCGTCAGTATGACAGCGAAGCCGAAGTGGGAGATGAGATCGGGTCCTTAATCGAAATGGATGAATTGGGCCGAATCGCGGCACAAACGGCGAAGCAGGTGATCTTCCAGAAGGTCCGTGAGGCGGAATGGGAGGCAGTGCAGAAGGAATACTCTACCCGCCAGGGCGATTTGGTGAACGGCATTATTCTCGGCATGGAACGCCGGAACTACCTGGTGGACTTGGGCAAGACCGAAGCCATCCTCCCGATCCAAGAACAGATCCCGCGAGAAACCTATCGTCGCGGCGATCGAGTGAAGGCCATGCTCTTGGAGGTCCGACGGACGCCAAAAGATGTGCAGGTCATTCTCTCTCGAAGTCATCCGCAATTCGTGGCGAAGCTTTTCGAATTGGAAGTTCCGGAAGTCACGGAAAAAATCGTGGAAATCAAGTCCGTTGTGCGAGAGCCGGGCGACCGGACCAAGATCGCCGTAACGTCCCGCGAAAAGGCGGTCGATCCCGTCGGAGCCTGTGTCGGCATCAAGGGCTCTCGGGTGCAGGCGGTGGTCCGCGAACTGCGGGGAGAAAAGATCGATATCATTACCTGGACGTCCGATCCGCGCGTCTTTATCGCCGAGGCGTTGAACCCAGCCACGATCGAAAAAGTCGGGATCGATGAAGAGAAAAAGTCGGCGCTCGTCGTGGTAGCGGATTCTCAGCTGTCGCTCGCGATCGGGAAAAACGGACAGAACGTTCGTTTGGCCGCACGGCTAACGGGATGGAAGATCGACATCATCAGTGCCACGGAGTACGAAAAGGAAAAAGCGGAGCGAGACAAGGAAATCAAGGCCGCATTGGCAGAGGAGGCCGAAGCCCAGCGTCAGCAGGAAGAAGCCAGAAAGCAGGAGCGGGAAGCCGAAGAAGAATCTCAGGCGTCGGATGCTGGGTAA
- a CDS encoding fused MFS/spermidine synthase produces the protein MTAQTASAPIPRWFLLATALMTGAVVMALEILGSRLLAPVFGNSLFVWGALIGVILAAMSSGYAFGGWMSDRHPGGQVLAWLLLFSGTWTFLIAWVGQPVLFKVAGAIDDPRWGPCVAASVLLAPPAFGLSGVLPAMLRIAISDLNYLGRHTGRMIALSTVGSLLGTWGTAFYLLSWIGSHALVAWLGAVQFGLGLSWLLKTTSARPRMRLTLVACATGLVAGALHPMQVLKTPLYQEDSPYQQVRIRDDDLFRYLVLDRTFHAVMWKADPVTLFLPYSQLMVASLAWVPDAKRGLILGHGGGSLAKWLAHKWPQLELDVVEFDPTVVRMAETFFSYQAPPEHHVYVKDARAFLQATDRTYDLIWVDAFARHMVPFHLTTVEFFAELRSHLAPDGIVAVNLASLGEGGDLLRASAVVQTMSRSFAQIESYAVKGPWKSAQTRAENLIFFAGAPLERQDFAELANKVGAFVEQDRLPPEALALLNTHRTHPWPSGVVLTDDYAPFDLLMGSGTLDPQPEPTLVR, from the coding sequence ATGACTGCCCAAACAGCTTCTGCTCCTATCCCCCGCTGGTTCCTTCTGGCGACCGCGTTGATGACCGGCGCGGTTGTTATGGCATTGGAGATATTGGGCAGCCGACTCTTGGCACCCGTCTTTGGAAACTCGCTGTTTGTGTGGGGAGCCCTCATCGGGGTCATCCTTGCGGCGATGAGCAGCGGGTATGCGTTCGGCGGTTGGATGTCAGACCGTCATCCCGGGGGCCAAGTTCTCGCCTGGTTATTGCTGTTCTCGGGAACGTGGACCTTTCTTATTGCGTGGGTCGGTCAGCCGGTATTGTTCAAAGTGGCAGGGGCAATTGACGATCCGCGATGGGGACCCTGTGTCGCAGCCTCTGTTCTATTGGCGCCACCGGCATTTGGATTGAGCGGGGTGCTGCCGGCCATGTTGAGGATTGCCATCTCCGATCTCAATTATCTCGGCCGTCACACGGGTCGTATGATTGCTCTCTCCACAGTGGGAAGTCTTCTCGGCACGTGGGGAACTGCGTTCTATCTGCTTTCATGGATCGGCAGCCACGCGCTGGTGGCTTGGCTTGGAGCGGTCCAATTCGGGCTCGGTCTCTCGTGGCTTTTGAAAACGACATCGGCTCGACCCCGGATGAGACTGACCCTGGTTGCATGCGCGACAGGCCTGGTGGCTGGTGCGCTGCATCCCATGCAGGTGTTGAAGACCCCCCTCTACCAAGAAGACAGTCCTTATCAGCAGGTTCGGATTCGCGACGACGACCTGTTTCGCTATCTGGTGCTGGACCGGACTTTCCACGCGGTCATGTGGAAGGCGGATCCGGTTACCTTGTTTCTTCCCTACAGTCAACTGATGGTAGCCTCATTGGCCTGGGTCCCTGATGCGAAACGGGGGCTTATCCTTGGTCATGGTGGCGGATCCTTGGCGAAATGGCTCGCGCACAAATGGCCCCAGCTTGAATTGGACGTGGTGGAGTTTGATCCCACTGTGGTGCGCATGGCCGAGACGTTTTTTTCGTACCAGGCTCCGCCGGAGCACCACGTCTACGTGAAGGATGCGAGAGCGTTCTTACAGGCTACCGACCGAACTTACGACCTGATCTGGGTGGACGCCTTTGCACGCCACATGGTTCCGTTCCATCTCACAACCGTGGAATTTTTTGCCGAGCTGCGAAGCCATCTCGCGCCGGATGGAATCGTGGCGGTGAATCTTGCCTCGTTGGGGGAAGGCGGAGATCTCTTACGAGCCAGCGCGGTCGTACAGACGATGAGTCGGTCCTTCGCTCAGATCGAATCGTATGCCGTCAAGGGACCCTGGAAGTCGGCGCAGACTCGGGCAGAGAATCTGATCTTTTTTGCTGGTGCGCCCCTCGAGAGACAAGACTTCGCCGAACTCGCGAACAAAGTGGGGGCGTTCGTCGAGCAGGATCGACTCCCACCAGAAGCTCTCGCGCTCTTGAACACTCACCGTACGCACCCGTGGCCTTCTGGCGTGGTACTCACCGACGACTATGCGCCTTTCGATCTATTAATGGGGTCTGGGACTCTCGATCCCCAGCCCGAACCGACGCTAGTCAGGTAA
- the dat gene encoding D-amino-acid transaminase, whose protein sequence is MPDVAYLNGRFMPLAEATVSVEDRGFQFGDGVYEVIRTYRGQPFELEAHLARLERSAKALDLPQPYSHSQWTHYVLEGIKRAAYPEAKIYLQITRGPAPRDHAFPENATATVVMTIREFHALSEEIKGTGVSAIVINDIRWGRCDIKSVNLLANVLARQQAKQAEVFETILVKDGHVTEGAVSNVMAVKGGAVVTAPEGPLILSGVTRAVVLELARKDGIPVQERAIPQADLFSVDEVLLTGTTVEVVGVVKMDGKAIGTGRPGPITQRLATLLRRVTG, encoded by the coding sequence ATGCCGGACGTCGCTTATCTCAATGGACGGTTCATGCCCCTGGCCGAGGCCACCGTCTCGGTCGAAGATCGGGGATTTCAGTTCGGCGACGGGGTCTACGAAGTCATTCGTACATACCGGGGGCAGCCGTTCGAACTAGAGGCCCATCTGGCCCGTCTCGAACGGAGCGCGAAAGCGCTCGACCTTCCGCAACCGTACTCTCACAGTCAGTGGACTCACTACGTGCTTGAGGGAATCAAACGGGCGGCCTATCCCGAGGCCAAGATTTACCTGCAGATTACTCGCGGCCCGGCACCTCGAGATCATGCCTTTCCCGAGAATGCCACGGCCACTGTTGTCATGACCATACGCGAGTTTCACGCGCTGAGCGAAGAAATCAAGGGTACCGGTGTGTCGGCGATCGTCATCAACGACATCAGGTGGGGTCGCTGCGATATCAAAAGCGTGAATCTGCTCGCCAATGTCCTCGCCCGCCAGCAAGCCAAACAAGCCGAGGTCTTTGAGACCATTCTCGTCAAAGATGGACACGTGACCGAAGGCGCGGTCAGCAACGTGATGGCGGTCAAGGGAGGAGCTGTCGTTACTGCTCCCGAAGGGCCTCTGATTCTCTCCGGAGTCACAAGAGCGGTGGTGCTCGAGCTTGCCCGAAAAGACGGGATACCGGTCCAGGAACGTGCAATCCCTCAAGCGGATCTCTTCTCTGTCGACGAGGTGCTCCTGACGGGGACTACGGTCGAGGTGGTCGGGGTGGTCAAGATGGACGGCAAAGCGATTGGAACAGGCCGTCCCGGTCCGATCACTCAACGACTGGCGACCCTCCTGAGGCGTGTGACTGGGTAG